From one Physeter macrocephalus isolate SW-GA chromosome 18, ASM283717v5, whole genome shotgun sequence genomic stretch:
- the LOC102987662 gene encoding histone H2A type 1-D — MSGRGKQGGKARAKAKTRSSRAGLQFPVGRVHRLLRKGNYSERVGAGAPVYLAAVLEYLTAEILELAGNAARDNKKTRIIPRHLQLAIRNDEELNKLLGKVTIAQGGVLPNIQAVLLPKKTESHHKAKGK; from the coding sequence ATGTCTGGACGTGGCAAGCAAGGAGGCAAAGCTCGCGCCAAGGCCAAGACTCGCTCCTCGCGGGCCGGGCTCCAGTTCCCCGTGGGCCGAGTGCACCGCCTGCTTCGCAAGGGCAACTACTCCGAGCGGGTCGGGGCCGGCGCACCGGTGTACCTGGCGGCGGTGCTGGAGTACCTGACGGCCGAGATCCTGGAGCTGGCGGGCAACGCGGCTCGCGACAACAAGAAGACGCGCATCATCCCGCGCCACCTGCAGCTGGCCATCCGCAACGACGAGGAGCTCAACAAGCTGCTGGGTAAAGTCACCATTGCTCAGGGCGGCGTTCTGCCCAACATCCAGGCGGTGCTGCTGCCCAAAAAGACCGAGAGCCACCACAAGGCCAAGGGCAAGTAG
- the LOC102987948 gene encoding histone H2B type 1-N, with protein sequence MPEPSKSAPAPKKGSKKAVTKAQKKDGKKRKRSRKESYSVYVYKVLKQVHPDTGISSKAMGIMNSFVNDIFERIAGEASRLAHYNKRSTITSREIQTAVRLLLPGELAKHAVSEGTKAVTKYTSSK encoded by the coding sequence ATGCCTGAACCCTCCAAGTCTGCTCCGGCCCCGAAGAAGGGCTCCAAGAAGGCGGTGACCAAGGCTCAGAAGAAGGACGGCAAGAAGCGCAAGCGCAGCCGCAAGGAGAGCTACTCCGTGTACGTGTACAAGGTGCTGAAGCAGGTCCACCCGGACACCGGCATCTCGTCCAAGGCCATGGGCATCATGAACTCGTTCGTTAACGACATCTTCGAGCGCATCGCGGGCGAGGCGTCGCGCCTGGCGCATTACAACAAGCGCTCGACCATCACCTCCAGGGAGATCCAGACGGCCGTACGCCTGCTGCTGCCCGGCGAGCTGGCCAAGCACGCCGTGTCCGAGGGCACCAAGGCTGTCACCAAGTACACCAGCTCCAAATGA